The following are from one region of the Actinomycetota bacterium genome:
- a CDS encoding O-antigen ligase family protein translates to MIGNLDVEEKKPKSQLSAEVLDRAIVFLLYGTVFLVPLAVFPWTLDQSLAIKYLILKAGTLLAVAFYACRVVLYGVKLRASGIEWPLALFLFLILLSTWSSIHLPTSLEGAFQRYDGLYSQLIYFALFFLAVQYLAEDERRETFLALFVFSASVVSLYGILQQFGIDPTPWGYIAFDTSRSFSTFGNPVLLGAYLSITFFIALGLLYSSEQVIEKTAYAFATALMALCVVLTMGRALWVAVLVGLLVFTTLRSKGLRKSCVTWRSAVGPAVLTLATVVPAIFIVGIPVFSSRVASMAETGGSLGSRLSMWRSALAMIADRPFLGYGPDSVGLVFPRYETAELARIAPIDIQTNVHNAFLQIAVTLGLPALLLFSLILTVFTLKTLNKIRSDGKVSPIPAGLFAGTAAFVIQSATGITGIATSPYLWLGMGALSASWSEERLTIKPPPVLIRFAAVAVIALSLFVGLNSAVKPFLSDIALGQARLAEGAGGFDEAKALYKSAITHNSDDVKAYRELGIALADAGHLSKDHATWSEGVSFLIEASRLSPNDHEAQMFLGQAYLYGARAFDARHYYPAERYLKKAVGLRPFSYAANTMLAVAYIETGRNDRARDSLEIALSINPNDPQAHYYMGRYHEEAGSTGKAILEYRAALILDSRHERAKIAHERLTRDEK, encoded by the coding sequence TTGATAGGCAACTTAGATGTCGAAGAGAAAAAGCCAAAATCGCAACTATCGGCGGAGGTTCTGGACAGAGCAATCGTGTTTCTCTTATATGGAACCGTCTTTCTCGTGCCGCTCGCGGTATTTCCCTGGACCCTGGACCAATCACTTGCCATAAAATACCTCATCCTCAAAGCGGGCACATTATTGGCCGTCGCGTTCTATGCGTGCCGTGTAGTTCTCTATGGGGTTAAGCTTAGGGCTTCGGGGATTGAGTGGCCGCTAGCTCTATTCTTATTTTTAATCCTGTTATCTACATGGTCGTCGATACACTTGCCTACAAGCTTGGAGGGGGCGTTCCAGCGATATGACGGGCTTTACAGCCAGCTCATATATTTTGCCTTATTCTTCCTAGCGGTACAGTATCTGGCGGAGGACGAGCGGCGCGAGACTTTTCTTGCGCTCTTCGTTTTTTCGGCGTCCGTCGTGTCGCTCTACGGAATACTCCAACAGTTCGGCATCGACCCGACGCCATGGGGATACATCGCGTTCGACACATCGAGGAGCTTTTCCACGTTCGGTAATCCGGTACTGCTCGGCGCGTATCTTAGCATAACGTTCTTTATCGCACTCGGGTTGCTCTATAGCAGCGAGCAAGTCATTGAAAAGACGGCGTACGCGTTCGCGACCGCGTTAATGGCCCTGTGTGTTGTCCTGACGATGGGCCGCGCCTTGTGGGTCGCGGTACTGGTCGGACTTTTGGTATTCACGACCTTGCGTTCGAAGGGCTTAAGGAAATCTTGTGTGACATGGCGGTCGGCGGTAGGACCGGCGGTCTTGACCCTGGCGACCGTGGTTCCGGCGATTTTTATTGTCGGCATACCGGTCTTCTCTTCTCGGGTGGCGTCGATGGCTGAAACCGGCGGCAGTTTAGGTAGCCGGTTGTCGATGTGGCGGAGCGCGCTTGCCATGATAGCCGACCGACCGTTTCTCGGCTACGGCCCGGATTCCGTTGGTCTGGTCTTTCCTCGCTACGAAACAGCTGAGCTGGCTCGAATCGCGCCGATCGATATCCAAACCAACGTTCACAACGCCTTCCTGCAGATCGCTGTGACACTCGGTCTTCCAGCTCTACTATTGTTCTCGCTTATACTTACAGTATTTACGCTTAAGACGCTAAATAAAATACGGTCGGATGGGAAGGTCTCGCCGATACCGGCCGGCTTGTTCGCCGGCACCGCGGCATTTGTCATCCAGAGCGCCACCGGAATTACCGGCATTGCGACCTCGCCCTATCTATGGCTCGGCATGGGCGCGCTCTCCGCCTCGTGGTCGGAGGAGCGGCTCACGATTAAGCCTCCACCCGTACTCATACGCTTTGCCGCCGTCGCCGTTATCGCACTCTCTCTCTTTGTGGGGTTAAATAGCGCCGTTAAGCCGTTCTTGAGCGATATCGCCCTCGGGCAGGCACGACTGGCTGAGGGCGCGGGCGGTTTCGATGAGGCAAAGGCATTATATAAATCGGCCATAACGCACAATAGCGACGACGTGAAAGCCTATCGTGAGCTGGGGATAGCATTGGCGGACGCAGGCCATCTATCTAAAGACCATGCAACTTGGTCTGAGGGAGTCTCGTTCTTAATCGAAGCGTCACGCCTGTCGCCGAACGACCACGAAGCCCAGATGTTTTTGGGCCAGGCTTATCTCTACGGGGCCCGGGCCTTCGACGCTCGACATTACTATCCGGCCGAACGATATTTAAAGAAGGCGGTCGGCTTGCGACCTTTTTCATATGCGGCCAATACGATGCTCGCGGTAGCCTATATCGAAACGGGGAGAAACGATCGGGCTAGGGATAGCTTGGAAATCGCCCTAAGCATCAATCCAAACGACCCTCAAGCCCACTATTATATGGGACGATATCATGAAGAAGCGGGCAGTACCGGTAAGGCCATACTCGAATACCGAGCCGCGCTAATTCTCGACAGCCGGCACGAGAGGGCAAAAATCGCGCATGAAAGGTTGACTAGGGATGAAAAATAA
- a CDS encoding type II secretion system protein, which translates to MNMFRNERGFTLIELMVVILIIGILVAIAVPVFNAARESAYKSTCQANLRTIDGAVETYKASTGNAYPTDSATIQAALVPNYMKKWPSCPTNNGAYGVAAGATSTQAPVITCPNGHTYP; encoded by the coding sequence ATGAATATGTTCCGCAATGAGAGAGGTTTTACCCTCATCGAGTTGATGGTCGTAATCCTTATTATCGGTATTCTAGTAGCGATTGCCGTCCCGGTGTTTAACGCCGCCAGGGAGAGTGCCTACAAGTCTACTTGCCAGGCGAACTTAAGGACCATTGACGGCGCCGTCGAGACCTACAAGGCGAGCACTGGTAATGCTTATCCGACGGATAGCGCTACCATTCAGGCCGCTCTGGTTCCTAACTACATGAAGAAATGGCCGTCATGTCCGACAAACAACGGCGCTTATGGTGTCGCGGCAGGTGCCACGTCAACGCAAGCTCCCGTTATCACTTGTCCGAATGGTCACACTTATCCGTAA
- a CDS encoding type II secretion system F family protein produces MANTFAYKVRDSKGNLLKGQIDGDGVTMVATKLRQMGYVVIELKEKGLAQKEINLPFSNRVKPKDLTIFSRQFATMINAGLSLTRCLNILAEQTESKALKKVIASVLEDVERGKALSDAMAKHTSAFPPIFINLVRAGETGGVLDEVLLRVADHFEKEASIKSKIKSAMAYPAAMFTFSMVITFVLITFIVPLFVAMFEDMGGNLPLPTKVLLTLSNFIRSSWFILIPAVIAAIYFLRVYSKTEKGRENIDNLKLRLPIAGVLVRKMSISRFTRTFGTLLSSGVPILVALDIVAESSGNAIVSAAVKRTRVSIKEGETIAKPLAADKVFPPMVVQMIAIGEETGALDSMLSKIADFYDEEVSNMVDALTSIIEPLMIIVMGLIIGGIIVALYMPMFQIITLIK; encoded by the coding sequence ATGGCGAACACTTTTGCGTACAAAGTAAGAGATAGTAAGGGAAATCTTCTGAAGGGCCAGATAGACGGCGATGGCGTGACTATGGTCGCGACTAAGTTGCGCCAGATGGGTTATGTCGTAATCGAACTCAAAGAGAAGGGCTTGGCTCAAAAAGAGATAAACCTTCCTTTTTCAAACCGGGTCAAACCGAAAGACCTTACCATCTTCAGCCGGCAGTTCGCCACGATGATAAACGCGGGCTTATCCCTTACGAGATGCCTCAACATTCTGGCCGAGCAGACCGAGAGCAAGGCCTTGAAGAAGGTAATCGCGAGTGTGCTGGAGGATGTCGAGCGAGGCAAGGCGCTCTCGGACGCCATGGCGAAACACACCTCGGCTTTTCCGCCGATATTTATCAATCTGGTTCGCGCCGGTGAAACCGGCGGTGTCCTCGACGAGGTGCTCCTGAGGGTTGCCGACCACTTTGAAAAAGAGGCTTCGATAAAGTCGAAAATTAAATCCGCGATGGCATATCCGGCTGCGATGTTTACATTCTCGATGGTGATAACGTTCGTTTTGATAACCTTCATCGTCCCGCTTTTTGTCGCGATGTTCGAGGATATGGGGGGCAATTTGCCTTTGCCGACGAAAGTGTTGCTCACGCTGAGTAATTTCATTCGCTCATCCTGGTTCATATTGATCCCGGCCGTAATCGCCGCGATCTATTTTTTGAGAGTCTACAGCAAGACCGAAAAGGGGAGGGAGAATATCGACAATTTAAAACTTCGCCTGCCGATTGCGGGTGTTTTGGTGCGCAAGATGTCGATATCGCGCTTTACTAGAACCTTCGGCACATTGCTATCGAGCGGTGTGCCTATTCTGGTCGCGCTCGATATTGTCGCTGAGAGTTCCGGGAATGCGATTGTATCCGCGGCGGTCAAAAGGACGCGGGTGAGCATCAAAGAGGGTGAGACGATAGCCAAGCCGCTTGCCGCGGATAAAGTCTTCCCACCGATGGTCGTTCAGATGATCGCGATAGGCGAGGAGACCGGCGCGCTCGACAGTATGTTGTCGAAGATAGCCGATTTTTACGACGAAGAGGTATCGAACATGGTCGATGCGCTGACTTCGATCATCGAGCCGTTGATGATTATCGTAATGGGTCTTATCATCGGCGGCATCATCGTCGCTCTCTATATGCCGATGTTCCAAATCATAACGCTTATCAAATAG
- a CDS encoding type IV pilus twitching motility protein PilT — translation MLDINDLLTHVLEKDASDLHITVGASPMVRVYGDLVALDYPELTPQDAKELIYSILTQDQREQLERNWEYDFSYSLTGHARFRVNTYFQRNSVGAAFRIIPMQIKTLDELGLPQSLENLVRKPRGLVLVTGPTGSGKSTTLAALVNIVNETRSFHIITIEDPIEYLHKHKKSMVNQREVGTDTKSFATALKYVLRQDPDVILIGEMRDMETISAALTAAETGHLVFATLHTQDAPQTIDRIIDVFPSHQQQQIRVQLAGTLQGILCQQLLPTRDGQARVVAYECLVPTPAVRNMIREAKTHQICNAMQTGHQHGMMTMDYCLADLYRCGKISFEMAMVKATDPAELKQLLGKAA, via the coding sequence TTGCTCGATATCAATGACCTTTTGACGCATGTACTGGAGAAGGACGCATCCGATTTACACATAACCGTCGGCGCCTCGCCCATGGTGAGGGTTTACGGCGATTTGGTCGCGCTCGATTATCCCGAGTTGACCCCCCAAGACGCAAAGGAACTCATATATAGCATACTCACCCAGGACCAGCGCGAGCAGCTTGAGCGAAACTGGGAATACGACTTCTCTTATTCTTTGACCGGGCATGCGCGGTTTAGGGTCAACACCTACTTTCAGCGCAACAGCGTCGGCGCGGCGTTTCGAATCATCCCGATGCAGATAAAGACCTTGGATGAGCTGGGGCTGCCGCAGTCGCTGGAGAATCTGGTGCGCAAGCCTCGGGGGTTGGTTCTAGTCACCGGTCCGACGGGAAGCGGTAAGTCGACGACCCTGGCAGCGCTCGTGAATATCGTCAATGAAACTCGTTCGTTTCACATCATAACCATCGAAGACCCGATAGAGTATCTCCACAAACATAAGAAATCAATGGTAAACCAGCGTGAGGTCGGAACCGACACTAAATCGTTTGCGACCGCGCTCAAATATGTCTTGCGCCAAGACCCCGACGTTATTCTCATCGGCGAGATGCGGGACATGGAGACGATATCGGCCGCGTTGACCGCCGCCGAGACCGGACACCTGGTCTTTGCGACACTCCATACGCAAGACGCACCGCAGACCATCGACCGAATCATCGACGTCTTTCCATCACACCAGCAGCAACAGATCAGGGTGCAGCTGGCCGGGACGCTCCAAGGCATTCTGTGCCAGCAACTATTACCGACACGTGACGGGCAAGCCAGGGTCGTAGCTTATGAATGCCTGGTGCCGACGCCGGCTGTGCGCAACATGATAAGGGAGGCGAAGACGCATCAGATCTGCAATGCGATGCAGACTGGTCATCAACACGGCATGATGACAATGGATTATTGTCTAGCCGACCTTTACCGGTGCGGCAAGATATCGTTCGAGATGGCGATGGTGAAAGCGACCGACCCGGCAGAGCTTAAACAACTTCTCGGCAAAGCCGCGTAA
- a CDS encoding type II/IV secretion system protein, giving the protein MLAEHADEMFPIEDTDRVDLADYKVKGAAPAALPEMFARRYNVVPIDIEGEELTVAVEDATNVVILDDLHMITGYQIKAVVAEKKEILTLINRLYKASEAVQNEASSYWAPAEVDDRIGNLRAISEEAPIIKLVNMIINKAVNERASDIHIEPHERDLRIRYRVDGVLHEVMRSPKHVQAGLISRVKVMAGLNIAENRVPQDGHCDLSVGGKVIDFRVATLPTIYGERVVLRILRKDSILLSLDDLGFLPESLGKFKAAFSKPYGAILVTGPTGSGKSTTLYGALNVINDSAKNIITVEDPVEYRLPGINQIQVSGKTGMTFSKGLRAILRASPDIVMVGEIRDRETAQIAIEAALTGHLVLSTLHTNDAPGAVSRLNEMGIAPFLTASAIHCVQAQRLARRLCAECKEEYTVAVDVLKRVAFPLDGDDSPVLYRPKGCHKCNNTGYKGRIGIYEVMPLSDNLKRLCVERATADDIRRVAIDEGMKTLRHDGFDKVKLGTTSLEEILRVIV; this is encoded by the coding sequence ATGTTAGCTGAACACGCTGATGAGATGTTTCCAATTGAAGACACGGATAGGGTAGACCTAGCCGATTACAAGGTCAAGGGAGCGGCGCCCGCGGCCTTGCCCGAGATGTTCGCGCGGAGGTATAACGTCGTGCCTATCGATATCGAAGGCGAAGAGCTGACCGTGGCGGTAGAAGACGCGACCAACGTCGTTATCCTCGATGATTTGCACATGATAACAGGCTATCAGATTAAGGCGGTCGTCGCCGAGAAAAAAGAGATTTTAACCCTTATCAATCGGCTATATAAGGCTAGCGAAGCGGTTCAGAACGAGGCTTCCAGCTATTGGGCGCCGGCCGAAGTCGATGACCGGATAGGCAACCTGCGGGCGATCTCGGAAGAAGCGCCTATAATAAAGCTGGTCAACATGATAATAAATAAGGCGGTCAATGAGCGGGCCAGCGACATACACATCGAGCCGCACGAGCGGGATTTGCGCATCCGTTACCGGGTAGACGGTGTTTTGCACGAGGTAATGCGTTCGCCAAAGCACGTCCAAGCCGGACTCATTTCAAGGGTCAAGGTCATGGCCGGTCTCAATATCGCCGAAAATCGGGTACCGCAGGACGGCCATTGCGATTTGAGTGTCGGAGGAAAGGTCATCGACTTTCGTGTCGCTACGCTACCGACGATCTACGGCGAGCGTGTTGTACTGAGGATTCTTAGAAAAGACAGCATTCTTTTGAGCTTAGATGACCTTGGTTTCTTGCCGGAGAGCCTCGGCAAGTTCAAGGCCGCTTTCTCCAAACCCTATGGAGCCATTCTTGTTACCGGGCCGACCGGAAGCGGCAAGTCTACGACGCTTTATGGCGCGCTAAACGTCATCAACGATAGCGCAAAGAACATTATCACGGTAGAAGACCCGGTCGAATATCGCCTGCCCGGCATCAACCAGATACAGGTCAGCGGCAAGACCGGCATGACATTTTCGAAAGGGCTCAGGGCGATACTGCGGGCGTCTCCGGATATCGTGATGGTCGGCGAGATCCGGGATAGAGAGACAGCGCAAATAGCTATCGAGGCGGCTCTCACCGGTCACCTGGTACTATCTACGCTGCACACCAATGACGCGCCCGGTGCGGTGAGCCGGCTGAACGAGATGGGAATCGCCCCGTTTCTTACGGCTTCGGCCATACATTGCGTCCAAGCTCAACGTCTGGCGAGGCGTTTGTGTGCCGAATGTAAAGAGGAGTACACGGTCGCCGTCGACGTTCTCAAAAGGGTTGCGTTTCCGCTCGATGGCGACGACTCGCCGGTTCTTTATAGGCCGAAGGGCTGCCATAAATGCAATAACACCGGCTACAAAGGCCGAATCGGTATCTATGAGGTCATGCCGCTTAGCGACAATTTAAAGAGACTCTGCGTCGAGCGCGCAACGGCCGACGACATACGGCGCGTCGCAATCGACGAAGGGATGAAGACCCTGCGCCATGATGGTTTCGACAAAGTTAAGCTCGGCACTACGTCTCTCGAAGAAATACTCCGCGTAATCGTTTAG
- the tadA gene encoding Flp pilus assembly complex ATPase component TadA, giving the protein MLKRKISDFLVDTGIITKDQLREAIERSSGDDVERQLVDLGYISEAEIAKNFAKQLNLSYVDLAGYNINPRAAALISNEHIHRYNVLPINLDDDYLVVAMADPTNIFAIDDLHVMTGFDITPVVTGKTDLINAINKFCTNDDVVEEAIESISEDFADIAASSGEEIDAEEAPVVKLVKLIITEAVRERASDIFIEPQEYDVRVRYRIDGVLHEIMRSPKQIQAGIVSRVKIMSGMDIAERRLPQDGRFGLVIDKRPIDFRVASLPTIYGEQLILRVLEKESISMKLDDLGFLPEDLERFKESFTKPYGAILITGPTGSGKTTTLYGVLNLINGDASNLITVEDPVEYRLHGINQVQVNAKTGLTFASALRSILRQDPDIVMIGEIRDEETAMIAVESALTGHLVLSTLHTNSAPAALTRLVEMGIEPFLVSSAVDCIVAQRLARKLCAKCREQFVPTALELEGAGYVIDGNEPKALFRAKGCKSCGDTGYHGRIGLYEVMRMSETIKRLLVGDVTAEQIAKVAEMEGMSTLHRDGLAKVKLGWTSIEEVERVTMK; this is encoded by the coding sequence ATGCTCAAAAGAAAGATAAGCGATTTTCTAGTTGATACCGGCATTATCACAAAAGACCAACTCCGTGAAGCCATTGAACGCTCCAGCGGCGATGATGTCGAGCGACAGCTGGTCGATTTAGGCTACATATCCGAGGCTGAAATAGCCAAGAATTTTGCCAAACAGTTGAACCTCAGCTATGTCGACCTGGCCGGCTATAATATCAACCCGCGGGCGGCCGCCCTCATTTCGAACGAACACATCCACCGCTATAATGTCCTTCCGATTAACCTCGATGACGACTACCTGGTGGTCGCTATGGCGGACCCGACGAATATCTTCGCGATAGACGACCTTCATGTGATGACCGGCTTCGATATCACACCGGTGGTTACCGGCAAGACCGATCTTATCAACGCGATAAACAAGTTTTGCACAAATGACGACGTCGTTGAAGAGGCCATCGAGAGCATAAGCGAGGATTTCGCGGATATCGCAGCAAGCAGCGGCGAGGAGATCGATGCCGAAGAAGCACCGGTCGTAAAACTCGTCAAACTTATTATCACCGAAGCCGTCCGCGAGCGGGCGAGCGATATCTTCATAGAGCCCCAGGAGTACGATGTGAGGGTGCGCTACCGTATCGACGGCGTCCTCCATGAGATAATGCGTTCGCCGAAGCAAATTCAGGCCGGTATAGTCTCGCGAGTCAAAATTATGTCCGGCATGGACATCGCGGAGCGCCGGCTTCCCCAAGATGGTCGCTTCGGCCTGGTCATCGATAAGCGGCCTATCGATTTTAGGGTGGCATCATTGCCGACTATATATGGAGAGCAGCTTATACTGCGAGTCCTTGAGAAAGAGAGCATCTCGATGAAACTAGACGACCTGGGCTTTCTTCCTGAAGACCTCGAGCGCTTCAAGGAGTCGTTTACCAAGCCTTACGGGGCGATTCTCATAACCGGCCCGACCGGGAGCGGAAAGACGACCACTCTCTATGGTGTCCTTAATCTTATTAACGGCGATGCGAGCAATCTCATCACCGTCGAAGACCCGGTCGAGTACCGGCTGCACGGCATCAATCAGGTACAGGTAAACGCCAAGACCGGTTTGACCTTCGCGAGCGCGCTCCGTTCGATTCTGCGCCAAGACCCGGATATCGTGATGATAGGAGAGATCAGGGATGAAGAGACGGCGATGATTGCGGTGGAATCGGCTCTCACGGGGCACCTGGTCCTATCGACGTTACATACAAACAGCGCGCCGGCGGCGCTTACCAGGCTTGTGGAGATGGGGATAGAGCCGTTTCTGGTTTCGTCCGCGGTAGACTGCATCGTCGCGCAGCGGCTCGCCCGGAAGCTTTGCGCAAAGTGTCGGGAGCAATTTGTCCCGACCGCGCTCGAACTGGAAGGCGCGGGTTACGTTATAGACGGGAACGAGCCGAAAGCCCTGTTTCGCGCAAAAGGCTGCAAGTCGTGCGGCGATACCGGCTATCACGGACGCATCGGATTGTATGAGGTTATGCGAATGTCGGAGACGATAAAGCGCCTGCTGGTAGGCGATGTAACCGCCGAGCAAATAGCGAAGGTTGCCGAAATGGAGGGCATGAGCACCTTACACCGGGACGGCCTGGCCAAGGTGAAATTAGGCTGGACTTCGATCGAAGAGGTCGAGCGCGTTACCATGAAATAG
- a CDS encoding shikimate dehydrogenase, giving the protein MNEITGQTRVLGIIGHPLTYTLSPNMHNAAIEAASLDYRYLPFVVAPERLASAIAGIRALGIEGVNVTMPHKETVIEFLDEISPEARTIGAVNTVHNVDGRLKGYNTDGAGFIKSLREALVYPEGRHAIIIGAGGAARAVAAALISEGAASITLLGRTADKVEALKQQLLDSFGRFSIKTLSFDDDLADIFEVGDLVVNTTPIGMNESADLLPVPLEYIDSRHFIYDLIYTPSETALIKAAKEKGAKAVNGLGMLLYQAAAAFEIWTGTPAPIAIMRDALLIGLESGDRPKNAQKKDKRFSS; this is encoded by the coding sequence ATGAACGAGATTACCGGCCAGACCAGAGTATTGGGGATAATCGGTCATCCTTTGACCTACACACTCTCCCCGAATATGCATAACGCCGCAATTGAAGCCGCCTCGTTAGACTACCGTTACCTGCCCTTCGTGGTCGCCCCCGAACGATTGGCGAGCGCTATCGCGGGCATTCGCGCGCTCGGCATCGAGGGCGTCAACGTGACCATGCCCCACAAAGAAACGGTCATCGAGTTTCTTGATGAAATATCACCGGAAGCCCGCACGATCGGGGCGGTAAATACCGTGCACAACGTCGATGGCCGCCTTAAAGGCTACAATACCGACGGCGCCGGTTTTATCAAGTCGCTCAGGGAAGCGTTGGTTTACCCGGAGGGACGGCACGCCATAATTATCGGGGCCGGTGGAGCCGCAAGAGCGGTCGCGGCGGCGCTGATAAGCGAAGGTGCGGCAAGTATTACGCTGTTGGGGCGCACAGCGGATAAGGTCGAGGCACTCAAACAACAGCTACTCGATAGCTTTGGGCGGTTTTCAATAAAAACTCTCAGTTTTGACGATGATTTGGCCGATATCTTTGAAGTAGGAGACCTGGTGGTCAACACAACGCCAATCGGCATGAACGAAAGCGCGGACCTCCTACCCGTACCTTTAGAATATATCGATTCCAGGCACTTTATCTATGACCTCATCTATACACCGTCGGAAACGGCACTGATAAAAGCAGCCAAAGAAAAGGGAGCCAAGGCGGTAAACGGACTGGGGATGCTGCTCTACCAAGCCGCCGCGGCGTTCGAAATCTGGACTGGAACTCCCGCGCCCATAGCGATTATGCGTGACGCTCTATTGATTGGATTAGAAAGCGGAGATCGACCGAAGAATGCTCAAAAGAAAGATAAGCGATTTTCTAGTTGA
- a CDS encoding YqeG family HAD IIIA-type phosphatase: MLKLLYPDSFVNTIFEIDIEELKARGIRGLILDLDNTIVPRNSAVATDELKEWLSGLAQQGMKACILSNNWKQRVSSFAAQVGLPLVARAAKPRRGAFVQAMKVLGTGKDETVVVGDQLFTDVLGGNLAGIHTILVVPMSDHEAPHTKILRKLERRILKRRR, translated from the coding sequence GTGCTTAAACTACTATATCCGGATAGTTTTGTAAATACGATATTCGAAATCGACATAGAGGAACTAAAAGCCCGAGGCATCAGGGGCTTGATTTTAGACCTCGACAATACGATTGTCCCGAGAAACAGCGCGGTAGCCACCGACGAGCTTAAAGAATGGCTTAGCGGGCTGGCGCAACAAGGGATGAAGGCCTGCATATTGTCGAATAATTGGAAGCAGCGCGTAAGCTCTTTTGCGGCTCAGGTCGGATTACCGCTGGTGGCGAGAGCCGCAAAACCGAGGCGCGGCGCTTTTGTCCAGGCGATGAAAGTCCTCGGGACCGGCAAAGACGAGACCGTAGTCGTCGGCGACCAGCTATTTACCGATGTGCTCGGAGGAAACCTGGCGGGCATTCACACCATTCTGGTTGTCCCGATGAGCGACCACGAAGCCCCGCACACAAAAATCCTAAGAAAACTCGAGCGCCGGATACTGAAGCGTCGGCGCTAA
- a CDS encoding U32 family peptidase — MKKPEILSPAGNMERLEYALAYGADAVYIGGRDYSLRAKAGNFTVENIRQAADIAHGVGRKLYVTMNIFARNTDFKEMAAYIRELAEARVDAVIVADPGVMAVIRQTAPQLRIHVSTQANITNTEAARFWGDTGAARVVLARELPATEIAEIARDSGVETEIFVHGAMCIAYSGRCLMSKFLADRDGNRGDCAHSCRWKYHLVEEERPGLPHEVEQDDRGVHFFNSKDLSLIRHIPEIIKTGVDGIKIEGRMKSAHYVAAITKIYRQAIDRYCADPGAYEVDPEWLEEIEKVSHRQYSTGFFLGERGEEVLDYARYEKTHDFVGLVTGYDKERALVEVTVRNRLSLDEPVEILSAGSLVKDYMIPEMFDLKSYESVTVSHAGYRVGVPSPEPWPEFAILRRRAHGAAGD, encoded by the coding sequence ATGAAAAAGCCGGAGATATTATCACCGGCGGGAAATATGGAGCGGTTAGAGTACGCGCTGGCTTATGGGGCCGATGCGGTCTATATCGGCGGGCGCGACTATAGCTTGCGGGCCAAAGCCGGCAATTTCACCGTAGAGAACATCAGGCAAGCCGCGGACATCGCGCACGGCGTGGGCCGAAAGCTCTATGTAACCATGAACATATTCGCGAGAAACACCGATTTCAAAGAGATGGCGGCGTACATCCGCGAACTCGCCGAAGCACGAGTCGACGCTGTTATCGTCGCCGATCCGGGAGTCATGGCGGTAATCAGACAAACAGCTCCCCAGCTGCGCATACACGTTAGCACCCAGGCTAATATCACAAATACGGAGGCCGCGCGATTCTGGGGCGACACCGGAGCCGCCCGCGTCGTGCTCGCCCGCGAACTCCCCGCGACGGAAATTGCCGAGATAGCCCGCGACAGCGGTGTCGAAACCGAGATATTCGTCCATGGGGCGATGTGTATCGCCTATTCAGGGCGTTGCCTGATGAGCAAGTTCTTAGCCGACCGGGACGGGAACAGGGGAGATTGCGCGCATTCGTGCCGCTGGAAGTACCACCTAGTAGAGGAGGAGCGACCCGGCCTTCCGCACGAGGTCGAGCAGGACGATCGGGGAGTGCATTTCTTCAACTCGAAGGATTTATCGCTTATTCGGCATATTCCCGAAATCATTAAGACGGGTGTCGACGGCATCAAAATCGAGGGGCGCATGAAGAGCGCCCATTACGTAGCCGCAATCACCAAAATATACCGTCAGGCAATCGATAGATACTGTGCGGACCCCGGCGCATACGAAGTCGACCCGGAGTGGCTGGAGGAGATAGAAAAGGTCAGTCACCGCCAATATTCAACCGGTTTTTTTCTCGGTGAGCGAGGCGAGGAAGTCCTGGATTATGCCCGCTACGAGAAGACCCATGATTTCGTCGGTCTCGTGACCGGTTACGATAAGGAGCGCGCCTTGGTCGAGGTGACAGTTAGAAATCGTTTGTCTTTGGATGAGCCGGTCGAGATATTAAGCGCCGGCTCGTTGGTAAAAGATTATATGATACCCGAGATGTTCGATTTAAAGAGTTATGAATCGGTCACGGTGTCGCACGCGGGTTATCGCGTCGGCGTGCCGTCACCGGAGCCCTGGCCCGAGTTTGCGATTCTTAGACGCCGCGCGCATGGAGCCGCCGGAGACTGA
- a CDS encoding NifU family protein, whose product MREKVEEALARIRPALQADGGDIELIDITDDGIVKVALRGSCAGCPMSQMTLTNYVEHTMKEMVPEVKAVQAV is encoded by the coding sequence TTGAGAGAGAAGGTCGAAGAAGCACTAGCCCGTATTCGCCCTGCGTTGCAGGCGGACGGTGGAGATATTGAGTTGATCGATATCACGGATGACGGAATCGTAAAGGTAGCCCTAAGGGGCTCTTGCGCGGGATGTCCGATGTCGCAGATGACTCTGACTAATTACGTCGAGCATACCATGAAAGAGATGGTTCCAGAGGTAAAAGCGGTTCAGGCGGTCTAG